The following nucleotide sequence is from bacterium.
TTCGGGCTACTCGTGGGCACGTGATCAGATCAGCGGTTTCCAGCGGAAGTCCGGTCGCCGCACGAAACTGGTCGCCGTATCTTCCGGGACCCTGATCGTCTACGAGATTCCCAGCGACGTCGATCTCGAAGCCGTTCGGATCGAGCAGCCGGACATCCACCGGGTGATCGCGACGGACGGAGCGGCCTTCCAGATGGATCTCGCAGAACGCCCGTAGCGGTCGCCAGTACCTCGCGACCCGAAGGCCACGAGATTCGAGCAGATCGACGATCTGCGCCGCACCTCCGGAAGGAATGGCGTAGGCCGGGATGAAGAGGAAGTCGCCCCAACGCCCGATCAGCGCCAGGCTTCCCTCGAACAGTTCCGCGCGTCTGAACGCTTCGAGCGGCATGGAGTCCTGGCCCCGCTCGGAGTCGACGGAGAGGTCTGCGTCGCCGAACGAGAGGACGCTGCGCTCGTGGATGAGCTTCGTCAGGGGATAGGAATTCCCTGTTGGAACTCCTATCCCGGGTCCGGGCTTTCGTCAGACTGCGGTCGAATTTCTGTCGAAGCCCTCAGCGGGGTCGCTGGATCTCCCCCGTCATCGGGACGAAGCGCACGGGAAAGATCACCTCGCGCTCGACGCCCGTTTCGCTCTTCGTAAGCACGACGAGTTGTTGGTTCCAGCGGCCGACGGGGACGACCAGGCGTCCGCCGACCACGAGTTGCTCGATCAGAGGCTCGGGCACCTCGGGCGGCGCGGCGGTGACGAGGATGGCGTCGAATGGGGCGGCGTCGGGCCAGCCCTGATAGCCGTCGCCCTCGCGCAGTTGAATCTCGCCATAGCCGAGACGCGGAAGCAGCGTCCGTGCATGTTGGGCCAGTTCAGGGACGATCTCGATGCTGAAGACCTCTCCCGCCACTTCCTGGAGCACGGCCGCCTGGTAGCCCGACCCCGTTCCGACTTCGAGCACTCGGGAAGTCGCGTCGAGCTTCGCAAGCTCGGTCATGATCGCGACGATGTAGGGCTGACTGATGGTCTGCTGTTCCCCGATCGGAAGCGGGCCATCGGTGTAGGCGGCGTCGCGCTGGCGTTCTGGGACGAATTCGTGGCGGGGCACGCTGCGCATGGCCTCGAGCACCCGCACATCCTGGACGCCGCGTGCGACGAGTTGCTGGTCCACCATCCTTTCGCGCGCCTCGACGTAGCGCGTTTCCGAAGGCCGCCGGTCGCTCTGCGTTGTGGTGTTCTCGGGCAGGTTCAACGCTTCATCGTCGCAGGCCGCCGGCGAAGTTGCGGCGAGCCAGGGCACGAGCAGGGCTGCAAACTTTCGCTGCCTCGCTCGAGCTCGAGGTGTCGATCGCGAATTCCCTCGCATGGGCAATCTGACTCCAACGTTCCGCCATGGCTTGCGGTAGCACACATGGAAAGCCAGAAGGTACCCATCCAAGTGGGGGAGCTCTCCGCGAACCAGGACCGGAAGCCCGAACCTATCCGAACCAGTCCCGGCGATGGGGTGAGCGAGAGCGGTCACGCAATCCGCAACTCCGCCACCTAGCAGCGGAATCGCTGGAGCCAACGAGCGGATTTGAACCGCTGACCTGCTGATTACGAATCAGCTGCTCTACCAGCTGAGCTACGTTGGCTCGGCGGTGCGGCGTCGCGGGCTTCTGGTGGGCTCGCGGCCTGGGTGCACCGTGGCGATTCAGGGTAACGAGGGGCCCGGGGGGCCGCCATTGGGCCCGGGTCGCGATCGAGGAGGCTCGAGGTGCTGACGACGCTTTCCCGGGATACACCGGCGGACGAGATCCTGGCGGTGCTGGATCGGGACGGTGGGGTCATCCTCGAGGGGCTGCTCTCTGGAGCGCAGGCGGATTGGCTGCGGGGGGATTTCGAGCCCCACCTCGGGGCGGTCGAGTGGTCGAATGCCGGCGGGGCGGAGCCGAAAGAGTTTTTCGGGTTGAGGACGAAGCGGCTTCATGGCTTGCTGGCGCGTTCCTCGGCCTACGGGGAGTTGATCGCCGATCCCCTGTTGGTGGGGTTGGCGCGGCAGCGCCTGGCTGGGCGTTGCCGGACGATTCGGATCAGTACCGGGGAGTTGATGGCGCTCGGGGA
It contains:
- a CDS encoding protein-L-isoaspartate(D-aspartate) O-methyltransferase gives rise to the protein MVDQQLVARGVQDVRVLEAMRSVPRHEFVPERQRDAAYTDGPLPIGEQQTISQPYIVAIMTELAKLDATSRVLEVGTGSGYQAAVLQEVAGEVFSIEIVPELAQHARTLLPRLGYGEIQLREGDGYQGWPDAAPFDAILVTAAPPEVPEPLIEQLVVGGRLVVPVGRWNQQLVVLTKSETGVEREVIFPVRFVPMTGEIQRPR